The segment TTTCCTTCAGCAACAATGCCATCCGAAAAACGATGAATGAGCTTTTTAGTTTTGGATTCATATTCCAGCAAAATCCATTTCCCATTCAAATAACCTTCATAACTTTTAATTCCTGACAATGCATCTGAAATCGTGAATTTCAATTCATTTAAGTTGCTAATCCATTTTCCTCCAATGTGTTTGTCAGACTTTATTTTTGGAGGCACACCATCTTTTACAAGCTTGTATTCGCCCAAGTATTTGGTATAGACAGTAAACGAATTTTTATAACGTTTAGTATTGTAGTAGCTGATTTTTTTTCCATCAATCAAACCGATAAACATTTTTTCTCTGTCTTTTTGAGGAGCAATACTATCTTCAAAAGTGATTGAAAAATTGGAAAATGCCGGGACAATATCTTCATGAAGTTTTACCGTTCCTTTTTTCACTTCAAAATTCATATAAAAATCATCGTAAAAAGTATTAGCAGGAAAATTGACTGTTACATTTTCGAGTGAAAAGATATTTTCCTTTTTGGCTTTTACAAAATATCTAGAAGTTATTGGCACTTCGGCTACTTTGGCAGGTAATGTTGAATATTGAATTGGGATAAAAATTTTGGTGATATTTTCACTAAAATCAGCCACTTCAATGCGATACGACTGTGTAATATTATTCGAAACTGAAATAACTCCGTTGTTTAAACCTGGTTTTATAATGCTTAACGGATATGGATTTTTCGTAAACAATTTTTGAACACGTTGTCCAAGTTTTTTGTAACGTTCATAATCGATTAAAAGATTTACAAATCGCGTTTCATCAAAAGCAAAAGTGTCAAATTGAAATCCAAAATCACTTTTTCCATTGAGAAATGTTTGCACTCTGAAAATTCCGTTAGCATTCCAGGAAACGTCGTCATAATCAAAAGTGGTTATTCCGAAACCAATTGTTCCTGTAGCCGAAACTTTTTCTGCTATATAACTTCCATCTTCCTGCAATGATAAATTCACTGAAATTGGTCTTTTCGATTCGTTAACAATACTGTTTTCATTTAACGGATAAACCCACAAACTGCTTATTGCCGGACGTTTTGAATCGGTTATAACGGTGTCAAATCCAAAGTACAAAGGGTTTATAATTTTTTCAGATTTTGTATCCCGAATTTCAAAATGAAGATGCGGTCCATCAGAGCCACCGGTATTTCCTGAAATCGCGATAATATCTCCTTTTTTTACAATCAAATCATTTGGATTTAAAGTAACATCAATCTCATAGGATTTGGCTTTGTATTGAGCCGATTTAATTCCCTTTTCGATTTCTCCATAACCCGATTGCAAATGTCCATAAACCGTAGTGTAACCATTTGGATGCGTGATGTAAATCGCTTTTCCATAACCAACTTCAGAAATTTTTATTCTGGAAACATAGCCATCTGCGGAAGCGTAAACATTAAAACCTTCTTTTTGTTGGGTTTTACAATCAAAGCCCGAATGAATATGATTGGAGCGCAGTTCGCCAAAATTTCCGGAAAGCTGTATTGGAATGTCGAGTGGTGAGCGAAAATAATCTTTTGGATATTGAGTTTGTCCAAATGCGAAAATTGAAAATAAAAAAACAAAGCAAAAAAATCTCATAAAACTTGTTTTTGCTAAGATAATGAAAAGTGCGTAAAAATTTACAATAGAACTGCTTTTTATAACTCCTTAAAAAACAATTTATTATAATTTCGTCTCAAAATAGCGATAAATAATTGGTAAAAATATTGCGCAAACAAAATAGAATCCTAACTTTGTGAAGTAAGTAATGAATAAAGTATTTCATGAGTGAAATTGCAGAAATAATTGATTCTGTTGAAAATAGAATAGCAAAACTTTTTACTAAAATAAATAGTTTAGAGCAAGGTACTGTTTCAATCAAAGAGGAATTAGAAAAAGCTGCTGCTGTGATTCAAAAGCAATCGGATGAGATTGCCGCTTTGAAATCGGAATGCGAATCTCTGAAAATGGCTAATTCATTATTAGGCGGTGAAGAAAATAAACGAGATACAAAGCTTAAAATAAATTCATTAATCCGAGAGATAGATTACTGCATTGCGCAGTTATCAGACTAAAAACATGGATGAAAAGCTTAAAATAAAATTATCAATTGCCGACAGAGTTTACCCGTTAACGGTTGACTTGTCACAGGAAGAAGGACTGCGAAGTGCTTCCAAAAAAATTGATGCGATGATTAAGCAATTCGAGGAAAACTATGCTGTTCGCGACAAACAAGATGTATTGGCTATGTGTGCTTTACAGTTTGCTTCGCAGGTAGAACAAAAGCAGGTTGACAGTTCTATTGACAGTAAAGATCTTGAACGATTGAAAAAAATTAATGATTTATTATTCGATTATCTCGAAAAAAAATAACGTTCTTATCACATAGGATTACAATACCGCCTACATTAGATTTTAATTGGTAAACTCAACACTAACAAATTAGAATGAGCCAGTCATCGTTACTAAAGCATGCCCCATTTTCGGCGGAAGCTTGACCAACGAGTTAGCTCAAAACTTGTCTTTTCGAGTTTATGCATTCACCTAATGTAGGCTTTTTTTATATATAAACACAAACAAAAAAATGGGAACTATACTAATTATAATTGCGCTGATAGCGGGAATTGCCGGAGGTTTTGGAATTGCGAAATTCATGGAAAAAAACAACATCTCCAATATGGTTAAAAATGCCAAAAAAGAAGCAGCATCGATTTTAAAAGATGCCAATCTTGAAGGCGAAAATATCAAGAAAGACAAGTTATTACAGGCAAAAGAAAAGTTTTTGGAATTAAAATCAGAGCATGAGCAAGAGATTTTAAATAAAGACAAAAGAATTGCCGAAATAGAGAAAAGAACACGTGATAAAGAATCACAGGTTTCAAGTGAATTGGCTAAAGCCAAAAAAGTAAACGACGATTTTGAAGCTAAAACAGCGGAATACAACTCAAAAATTGAAGTCTTAGACAAGAAGCAACAAGAGCTTGAAAAGCTTCATAAAAGTCAGGTGCAGCAACTTGAGGTTATCTCCGGTCTTTCTGCTGAAGATGCCAAAGAGCAATTGGTTGAAAGTTTAAAAGCGGAAGCCAAAACAAAAGCCATGTCGCATATTCAGGACACTATTGAAGAAGCAAAATTAACGGCGCAACAAGAAGCGAAGAAAGTCATCATTAACACGATTCAACGTGTTGGAACGGAAGAAGCTGTTGAGAATTGTGTTTCTGTTTTCAATATTGAATCGGATGACGTTAAAGGAAGAATCATTGGTCGTGAAGGAAGAAATATCCGTGCGCTGGAAGCAGCAACCGGAGTTGAAATCATTGTTGACGATACGCCGGAAGCTATTATCCTTTCGTGTTTTGATCCGGTAAGAAGAGAAATCGCCCGATTGTCATTACACAAATTAGTAACTGACGGTAGAATTCACCCTGCAAGAATTGAAGAAGTTGTTGCCAAAACAACCAAACAAATCGAAGAAGAAATTGCCGAAGTTGGTAAACGTACCGTAATTGATTTAGGTATTCACGGTTTACATCCGGAATTGATCAAAGTGGTGGGAAGAATGAAATACCGTTCTTCTTACGGACAAAATTTATTGCAACACTCACGTGAAGTTTCTAAACTTTGTGGAATAATGGCAGCTGAATTAGGCCTGAATGTAAAATTAGCAAAACGTGCCGGTTTACTACATGATATCGGAAAAGTACCTGATGCAGAAAGCGATTTACCACACGCATTGTTAGGAATGCAATGGGCTGAAAAATTCGGAGAAAAAGAGGAAGTGTGCAACGCAATTGGAGCGCATCACGATGAGATTGAAATGAAATATTTAATCTCTCCAATTATTCAGGTTTGTGATGCTATTTCTGGTGCAAGACCAGGTGCAAGACGTCAGGTTTTGGATTCTTATATCCAAAGATTGAAAGATTTAGAAAACATTGCTTTTGGATTTAATGGTGTTAAAAACGCTTATGCTATTCAAGCCGGACGTGAACTTCGTGTGATTGTTGAAAGTGAAAAAGTAAGCGATGAAAACGCCGCCAGTCTTTCTTTTGAGATTTCGCAAAAAATCCAAACCGAAATGACTTATCCTGGTCAGGTTAAAATTACCGTAATCCGTGAAACCAGAGCAGTAAATATTGCGAAGTAACACATTATAATTAATAAAAAAGGCGTCCAAATGGGCGCCTTTTTTTTATGATAAGAAGATGCTTTTTATAGCATCGCTGGTCATTGGTTTGACAAAATAATTCCCGACGATATCTTTATAGCTTTCTGCTCTTTCTATATCAATTCTACTATCGGAAGAACTTATGATGTGGATTACTATTTGCTGAGTAGTTTTTATTCTAAGGCCTATATATTCCTCTAAAAATTGCCATCCATCTAACACAGGCATATTGATATCCAATAAAATTAAATCAGGGAGAATATCGCCATTATTGATTTTTTCCTTTAAATCATTTATAGCATCAAGTCCATTTTCAAAAAAAACCGGCTCAATAGCAATATCATTACTTTCTAATAACTTCCTGATGATAAAGTGGTGTATTTTATCATCGTCAACGACAAAGACGTTGTTAAACTTCATTTAAAACAGATTTGGGATTTGTTTTACTATTATTTATGGCAATAACAAAAATAGAAAATTAATCCCCAAACTACGTTTTTCTAGGGTGAAATTTATTGATAATTTGTGTTAAATGTTTTCTATCCAAATGGACATAAATTTCTGTGGTAGTAATAGATTCGTGCCCAAGCATCATTTGAATAGAACGCAAATCAGCACCGTTTTCAAGTAAGTGCGTTGCAAATGAATGTCTTAAAGTATGGGGGCTAATACTTTTCTGTAAATTAATTTTGACTGCCAATTCTTTTACTATTGTAAAAACCATAGCTCGGGTAAGTTGCTTTCCTCTTCTGTTTAAAAACAGTGTGTCTTCAAACCCTTTTACAACATCGAGATGATTCCTGCCAGCATTCTTGTATAACTCAATATACTTTTGTGTTGCTTTGGCTATAGGGACAAATCGCTGTTTATTTCCTTTTCCGGTAATTTTGATAAAACCTTCATCAAAAAACAAATCCGAAATTTTTAAGGTAATAATTTCAGAAACCCGCAGTCCGCAACCATATAAGGTTTCGAGCATGGCTCTGTTTCGCTCGCCTTCCGGTTTAGACAAATCGATTGCTGCAATGAGATTATCGATATCTTCTAACGACAACGTATCGGGAAGTTTCCTTCCGGTTTTCGGTGCTTCAATCAATTCCATTGGGTTATCGGTGCGATAATCTTCAAAAATAAGATAGGAGAAAAAACTTTTTAACCCGGAAATAATTCTGGCTTGTGAACGGGCATTAACTTCTTTGGAAACAGCATATATAAACTGTTGAATGGTTTCTTCGCTTATTTTTTCGGGAGAAATAGCTATTTCATTTTCAAGCAAAAATTTAGTCAATCGTTCCAAATCGAAAGTATAATTTGCCACGGTGTTTTTGGACAAACCCCGTTCAATTTTTAGATAGGATTGAAAACTTTTGATATAACTGTTCCAGTTCATAGAACAAAGAAACGAAATGTATTTGTATAAAAAAACCTCTCCATAGGAGAGGTTTTCATAAGTGTTTTTAGCAAAGATTAAAATCTATAACCTAAACCTAAATTAAACGAATTTTGAGTGATTTTAGCACCTTCAAGTCCTGAACCAGCAGGAAAATCGTTAAGATCAACAAGACCTAAATTGTATCTTGCGTCAAAGAATAATCCAGATGGCAATTCATAAGCAGCTCCAAAACCTAAAGCGATGTCCATAGATTTAAGGTAATCTTTTGCAGCTCCTCCACCTGCAACAAATGCAAATTCAGGACCCGCTTGGATATTAAATGCATCAGCTACATAAAATTTAGCCATAACAGGAACTCTAACAAAATTTAAATCAAACTCATCTTCACCGTTACCTTCCATAGTATACAATACTTCAGGTTGTACGTGAAATTTATCAGATATTGCGAAATCAACTAAACCTCCAAGGTAAAATCCTGATCTTGCATCACCATCGTTAGCATCTGCACCATAGTTAGCATTAACATAACCCGCTTTAACTCCGAATTTCATTTCGCTGTCACCACCACTTTTTTTGTCTTGTGCATTTGCAAAAGTTGCAACCATTACTACTGCAATCGTTAAAATAATTTTTTTCATGTTTTGTTTATTTTTAAAATTAGTAGGACAAATGTAACCTAATTAATCAGA is part of the Flavobacterium sangjuense genome and harbors:
- the rny gene encoding ribonuclease Y, which encodes MGTILIIIALIAGIAGGFGIAKFMEKNNISNMVKNAKKEAASILKDANLEGENIKKDKLLQAKEKFLELKSEHEQEILNKDKRIAEIEKRTRDKESQVSSELAKAKKVNDDFEAKTAEYNSKIEVLDKKQQELEKLHKSQVQQLEVISGLSAEDAKEQLVESLKAEAKTKAMSHIQDTIEEAKLTAQQEAKKVIINTIQRVGTEEAVENCVSVFNIESDDVKGRIIGREGRNIRALEAATGVEIIVDDTPEAIILSCFDPVRREIARLSLHKLVTDGRIHPARIEEVVAKTTKQIEEEIAEVGKRTVIDLGIHGLHPELIKVVGRMKYRSSYGQNLLQHSREVSKLCGIMAAELGLNVKLAKRAGLLHDIGKVPDAESDLPHALLGMQWAEKFGEKEEVCNAIGAHHDEIEMKYLISPIIQVCDAISGARPGARRQVLDSYIQRLKDLENIAFGFNGVKNAYAIQAGRELRVIVESEKVSDENAASLSFEISQKIQTEMTYPGQVKITVIRETRAVNIAK
- a CDS encoding porin family protein, which encodes MKKIILTIAVVMVATFANAQDKKSGGDSEMKFGVKAGYVNANYGADANDGDARSGFYLGGLVDFAISDKFHVQPEVLYTMEGNGEDEFDLNFVRVPVMAKFYVADAFNIQAGPEFAFVAGGGAAKDYLKSMDIALGFGAAYELPSGLFFDARYNLGLVDLNDFPAGSGLEGAKITQNSFNLGLGYRF
- a CDS encoding cell division protein ZapA; this translates as MDEKLKIKLSIADRVYPLTVDLSQEEGLRSASKKIDAMIKQFEENYAVRDKQDVLAMCALQFASQVEQKQVDSSIDSKDLERLKKINDLLFDYLEKK
- the xerD gene encoding site-specific tyrosine recombinase XerD codes for the protein MNWNSYIKSFQSYLKIERGLSKNTVANYTFDLERLTKFLLENEIAISPEKISEETIQQFIYAVSKEVNARSQARIISGLKSFFSYLIFEDYRTDNPMELIEAPKTGRKLPDTLSLEDIDNLIAAIDLSKPEGERNRAMLETLYGCGLRVSEIITLKISDLFFDEGFIKITGKGNKQRFVPIAKATQKYIELYKNAGRNHLDVVKGFEDTLFLNRRGKQLTRAMVFTIVKELAVKINLQKSISPHTLRHSFATHLLENGADLRSIQMMLGHESITTTEIYVHLDRKHLTQIINKFHPRKT
- a CDS encoding response regulator, with the translated sequence MKFNNVFVVDDDKIHHFIIRKLLESNDIAIEPVFFENGLDAINDLKEKINNGDILPDLILLDINMPVLDGWQFLEEYIGLRIKTTQQIVIHIISSSDSRIDIERAESYKDIVGNYFVKPMTSDAIKSIFLS